The genomic segment TATTCGTCGAGTACCACTCCGGCATGCCGATGTGCCATTGCCCGCCGTAGAAGCCAAGTGCGACTTTCTTTCCTAAACAGTAATTCTCTTTTACATAATCTAGCTGGCCTTTATAAATGCGTACTGGGATTATCTTATGGCCGTTCAGGACTAGTGCGAACTCTTCCGTAGAATACGGTAAAAAAGGCGTTATGAAGCCAACGATATCGCCTACGTCCACTTTTCCGCGGACGATGTTAACCATTTCGACGCTCCTGACTTATCTCTATAGATCATTTTATAGAACGGCGATGAAATAGGTATCCTATATATTTTACAGCACTTCTTATATATCCGGCATATACCTGGCGTATTATCGCTTGTTATTCAGCCCATTGTACAGCCATATTAAGAACAAGCCAGCATAGCTAAGCGTATTTTAAGAATATTTATGAGCCGGTGACCAATGGATTTTAAATATAAGTAGCGACTACAATGCCCTCATCTGATAAAGGTAGGTGTACTAGTGCAAAATGATGCGATCACCACTAAGCGGTCGATGATCCGCGGTAATGGTTTTATCGTCCCCTGCGTCCTGATGACGCCGGATGACCCTCTGGGCAGCGCCGTCGTCGTGCACGGCTACGGAGGATGCAAGGAAGAGCAGCTGGGCCTGGCCTGGCGCATCGCCGAGTCTGGCATCTGTGCCTGCGTTATCGATCTGAGGGGCCATGGCGACCACATGATGGCCATGGACGAGAACATCCTCGACGATGTCAATGCCGCCGTTAATTTCAGCAAGCATTATGGAAAGGTGGCTGTCGTAGGCCATTCCCTCGGCGGGCGCCTGGCCATGATCAGCGACGCGGGCTATGCTGTCGCGATATCTCCTGCCTTCGATAAGACATTCTCTCCCCAGACGCAGGAAATAATCAAGAATAATCGGGGCTATCGTGCGCGAGAAAATACTCCAGGCGCGAACTTCGAAATATTACAGAAGCTGCCCATGTGGCAGTACGGTGACAGCAAGCCCGTTACGCTGGTCTACGGCTCCCGGGACGTGCCCGAGATCGTGAAGGCCTGCGAGGAACAAAAAGAAAAAGGCGCCGACGTCGTCAAGATCGATCGGGCGATGCACCTCGATATTTTCAACAATGAGAAAACATTCGGCATCGTATCCTGTAAGCTGCGAGAATGGTTCTATAAGGACCAATAAGCTCTTTATAAAACCGTGTGCGGCCCTCTAGTGATCATCAGATCCTTCACTTTTTCGTCGAATTCTGCCGCCTCGTGCTCCCTGCCCAGCCTCCGCAGCGCTGCCGACTTATTATTCAGCGTGGTGATATCCTCGGGGTTGATATCAAGCGATTTATTCAGGCATTCCAGCGCCTCGCCATACTGGT from the Methanocella sp. genome contains:
- a CDS encoding alpha/beta hydrolase codes for the protein MQNDAITTKRSMIRGNGFIVPCVLMTPDDPLGSAVVVHGYGGCKEEQLGLAWRIAESGICACVIDLRGHGDHMMAMDENILDDVNAAVNFSKHYGKVAVVGHSLGGRLAMISDAGYAVAISPAFDKTFSPQTQEIIKNNRGYRARENTPGANFEILQKLPMWQYGDSKPVTLVYGSRDVPEIVKACEEQKEKGADVVKIDRAMHLDIFNNEKTFGIVSCKLREWFYKDQ